A portion of the Corticium candelabrum chromosome 5, ooCorCand1.1, whole genome shotgun sequence genome contains these proteins:
- the LOC134180321 gene encoding polypeptide N-acetylgalactosaminyltransferase 2-like → MIRKYRRLLVIFVSFWFLAMLYYSVTLSGETRGSRKYDHSAPHHVVKENGATEVVKPVDHRTLKGFDEKAYIDATRSKDDPYGRNAFNQVESDKLQSDRDVPDTRHHLCKEKKYRHNLPPTSVIVCFHNEARSTLLRTVLSVLNRSPPHLITEIILVDDFSDNAEDGQLLLNIPKVMLLRNDKREGLVRSRVKGADAARGQVLTFLDSHCETNEHWLEPLLQRISDDYTAVVSPIIDVISMDTFQYIGASADLRGGFDWSMHFKWDAFTPQLKQSRTNPLAPIRTPMIAGGLFSIDKRWWEKLGKYDVEMDIWGGENFEISFRVWQCGGSLEIIPCSRVGHVFRKRHPYTFPDGNANTYLKNTARAAEVWMDEYKKYYYAARPSARNRDIGDLTARKELRKKLNCKSFRWYLKTVYPELQVPDDRDIEFGELKQGRMCMDTLGHLTNEWVSMYECHGGGGNQEWALTKNQAIRHMDMCLALHGPKPGTVVKMQGCSGQPNNMQLWEHTNDGLLRHKTTKLCIDSDGAGAGQGLVGNTCDSSKYSQRWDFSLNLGN, encoded by the exons ATGATAAGGAAATACAGGCGGCTCTTAGTCATCTTCGTCTCTTTCTGGTTCTTGGCAATGCTCTACTACAGCGTTACCTTATCAGGAGAGACGCGCGGTTCAAGAAAG TACGATCACTCAGCGCCTCACCACGTCGTGAAAGAGAACGGCGCCACAGAAGTCGTCAAACCCGTCGACCATCGCACGCTGAAGGGATTCGACGAGAAAGCGTATATCGACGCGACGAGATCGAAGGACGATCCGTACGGTCGAAACGCATTCAATCAAGTAGAGAGCGACAAATTACAGAGCGACAGAGACGTACCGGACACGAGGCACCATCT ATGTAAAGAGAAGAAGTATCGGCATAATCTGCCGCCCACGTCGGTTATAGTCTGTTTTCATAACGAGGCTAGGTCTACCCTCCTTAGGACGGTGTTGAG TGTATTGAATAGAAGTCCGCCGCATCTTATTACTGAGATAATTTTGGTCGATGATTTTAGTGACAATG CTGAAGATGGTCAGTTGCTATTGAATATTCCAAAAGTCATGCTATTGAGAAACGACAAACGAGAAG GTTTGGTGAGATCACGTGTGAAGGGAGCCGATGCCGCACGAGGCCAAGTTCTTACTTTTCTTGACAGTCATTGTGAGACTAACGAGCATTGGCTTGAACCTCTTCTCCAACGAATTTCAGAC GATTACACTGCTGTTGTTAGTCCCATTATTGATGTCATCAGTATGGATACGTTTCAGTATATTGGAGCGTCTGCAGACTTGAGGGGAG GATTTGATTGGAGCATGCATTTCAAGTGGGATGCGTTTACACCTCAACTGAAACAGAGCAGAACAAATCCTTTAGCACCAATAAG GACACCGATGATCGCTGGTGGACTTTTTTCTATTGATAAGCGGTGGTGGGAGAAACTTGGAAAGTATGATGTCGAGATGGATATCTGGGGTGGAGAGAACTTTG AAATTTCATTTCGTGTGTGGCAGTGTGGTGGTAGTCTGGAGATTATCCCTTGCTCTCGAGTCGGCCACGTCTTTCGCAAACGACATCCATACACATTTCCCGATGGCAATGCTAACACATACTTGAA AAACACAGCAAGAGCAGCAGAGGTTTGGATGGACGAGTACAAGAAGTACTACTATGCTGCTCGACCGTCTGCACGCAACAGAGACATTGGAGA TCTTACTGCTAGGAAGGAATTGAGAAAGAAGTTGAACTGCAAGTCATTCCGCTGGTACTTGAAAACCGTCTATCCCGAGTTACA AGTTCCTGATGACCGAGATATCGAATTCGGAGAGCTGAAACAGGGACGAATGTGTATGGACACACTCGGTCATCTGACCAACGAATGGGTGAGCATGTACGAATGCCACGGAGGCGGAGGCAACCAAGAGTGGGCGCTCACAAAGAACCAAGCCATACGACACATGGACATGTGTCTCGCTCTACATGGACCAAAACCGGGCACCGTCGTCAAGATGCAAGGCTGCTCGGGACAACCGAACAACATGCAGCTGTGGGAACACACAAACGACGGACTACTGCGTCACAAAACGACCAAGTTGTGTATAGACAGTGATGGTGCCGGTGCCGGTCAGGGTCTGGTCGGAAATACGTGCGACTCGTCTAAGTATTCTCAACGATGGGATTTTTCTCTAAATTTAGGTAATTAG